CCTTCGCGATGTTCTTGAGACCGCGGCTGATTTCGGAAATCTCCTGCACGCGCCCATCACCCGAACTCTTGGCGCTGCCCGACAGCAATTGAAGGTAATCGACCACGATCAGCCCAAGCTGGTTGTTGAGCTTGCGCTGCAACCGCCGCGCGCGGGTGTGCAGCGCGCCGATCGACAACCCTGCGCTATCATCGATGAACAGCGGCAGGCTCTCCAGGCTAGCGGCCGCGGCGGCGAGCTTGTGGAATTCCTGATGGCTGATCTTGCCCGATCGCAGCACTTCGGAATTGATCCCCGATTGCTCGGCCAGAATACGCCCGGCGAGCTGATCGGCCGACATTTCGAGGCTGAAAAACGCGACCTTCGCCCCCAGCGAGCGATCCGGCTCGATCCCGTCGGCCATATCGCGCATCCAACGTTGCGCGGCGTTGTACGCAATGTTGGTGGCGAGCGACGTCTTGCCCATGCCCGGACGCCCGGCGAGGATCATAAGATCGGATCGGTGCATGCCGCCGATCTTCGCGTTCAGACTGTCCAGGCCCGTGGTAATGCCCGAGATATGCCCGCCCGAATTGAGCGCGATCTCGGCCATCTTGATCGTCATCGTCGATGCCTGGACGAAGGTCTTGATCTGCGAATCGCTGCCACCGTCCGCCGCGACCTTGTAAAGTTCCTCCTCCGCCGCCTCGATCTGCGCGCGCGGATTGACCTCTTCGGAGGTATCCATCGCCCGCTCAACGAGACCACGGCCTACCGTCACCAGCGTACGCAACATCGCCAGATCGTAAATCTGCTTGGCAAATTCGCGCGCGCCGAGCAGGCCCGCGCCCGATCCGGTCAATTGCGCGAGGTACGCCGGCCCGCCGAGTTCGCGCATCCCGACATCGGCCTCGAACATCGGGCGCAGCGTGACCGGGCTCGCCAGCATGTCGTTGCCCCGCAGGGTGCGGATCGCGGCGAAGA
Above is a genomic segment from Sphingomonas sp. HMP6 containing:
- a CDS encoding replicative DNA helicase, with the translated sequence MATAFASPPVSATVPEAVSLPQNVEAEAAMLGAMMIDNRLADDLIDALDPDHFFEPLHGRIFAAIRTLRGNDMLASPVTLRPMFEADVGMRELGGPAYLAQLTGSGAGLLGAREFAKQIYDLAMLRTLVTVGRGLVERAMDTSEEVNPRAQIEAAEEELYKVAADGGSDSQIKTFVQASTMTIKMAEIALNSGGHISGITTGLDSLNAKIGGMHRSDLMILAGRPGMGKTSLATNIAYNAAQRWMRDMADGIEPDRSLGAKVAFFSLEMSADQLAGRILAEQSGINSEVLRSGKISHQEFHKLAAAAASLESLPLFIDDSAGLSIGALHTRARRLQRKLNNQLGLIVVDYLQLLSGSAKSSGDGRVQEISEISRGLKNIAKDLNVPVMALSQLSRAVESREDKRPLLSDLRESGSIEQDADMVMFVYREDYYLNMSQPEIPNSSSPADVQDKHAKWSEHLSRVDGLAELIVAKQRHGSTGKVTLKFEPSITKFSDFVGPSY